One genomic region from Reichenbachiella ulvae encodes:
- a CDS encoding RagB/SusD family nutrient uptake outer membrane protein — translation MQKNIKIFILTVLSAIIGMGCSDEFLKGTQKGTLSDESLQNETGVDLLLTAAYSILDGSVDGQNRERSGDNWWIDVLTDEAHKGSTNGDQAILHDLQTYSNWSTSNNYFFLKWEGLYAGVNRCNAVINLANSITDVDLTQKIAEARFLRGHFNFELTRIWRNVPYIDEIATIENPDVANNGPLWDEIEADFQFAITNLPEDLGPGRANSWAAKAYMGKVHLYQEEWTNAETILDDVINNGPYDLNAEFVDNFNGAGKNGIEVVFSIQHEANDGATNNGNGNKGGELNFPGGGPYGSCCGFYQPTQDLANAFKTTGGLPQPNTYNNSDIDNDYGVASADPFTPYAGELDPRIDYTVGRRGIDYNGWGEHVGFDWVRAQADAGPYLPKKNTYKAGEDNTRGTAGWGQQVPGLHYNVIRFADVLLMAAEAKAELGDAAGAMALVNRVRQRAIDMTTVKDVANPTNDAANYSIALYTATDFTAANAVELVRFERKLELAMEGHRYFDLTRWGILPEVMNEFFTNEVRTVSTLVTGTVQDRHEVFPIPLRAIDVAENLTQNPEWSAAQ, via the coding sequence ATGCAAAAAAATATAAAAATATTCATTCTAACAGTTCTGTCAGCTATCATAGGCATGGGCTGTAGCGATGAGTTTCTCAAAGGGACGCAAAAAGGTACCCTTAGTGATGAATCTCTTCAAAATGAAACAGGAGTCGATCTGCTATTGACTGCTGCATATAGTATACTGGATGGTTCGGTTGACGGACAGAACAGGGAAAGATCAGGAGACAACTGGTGGATAGATGTCTTGACTGATGAGGCACATAAAGGAAGTACGAATGGTGACCAGGCGATACTTCATGATCTACAGACTTATAGCAATTGGTCAACCAGTAACAACTATTTCTTTTTGAAATGGGAAGGTCTATATGCAGGTGTAAATAGATGTAATGCTGTAATCAATCTAGCAAACAGTATCACTGATGTAGATTTGACTCAGAAGATTGCGGAGGCTCGCTTCTTGAGAGGCCATTTCAATTTTGAGTTAACTCGTATTTGGAGAAATGTTCCTTATATTGATGAGATAGCAACGATTGAAAATCCTGACGTGGCTAATAATGGTCCATTGTGGGATGAGATTGAAGCAGATTTTCAATTTGCAATCACAAACCTTCCTGAAGATCTTGGACCGGGTAGAGCCAATTCATGGGCAGCTAAGGCCTATATGGGTAAGGTTCACCTCTATCAAGAGGAATGGACCAATGCAGAGACGATTCTTGATGATGTGATCAACAATGGACCGTATGATTTGAATGCTGAATTTGTAGATAATTTCAATGGAGCGGGTAAGAATGGTATAGAAGTAGTGTTCTCTATTCAACATGAAGCGAATGATGGTGCTACCAACAACGGTAATGGTAACAAAGGTGGAGAGTTGAATTTCCCAGGTGGAGGACCTTATGGTTCATGCTGTGGATTCTATCAGCCAACACAGGATTTGGCTAATGCTTTTAAAACTACAGGTGGACTTCCACAACCAAACACATACAATAATTCGGATATAGATAATGATTATGGTGTAGCTTCTGCAGATCCATTTACTCCATATGCGGGCGAGTTGGACCCGAGAATTGACTATACAGTAGGCCGAAGAGGGATAGACTACAATGGTTGGGGAGAGCATGTGGGTTTCGACTGGGTAAGAGCTCAGGCAGATGCTGGACCTTATCTTCCTAAAAAGAATACCTACAAAGCTGGTGAAGATAATACTCGCGGTACTGCAGGCTGGGGACAGCAGGTTCCAGGTCTTCATTATAATGTGATTCGATTTGCTGATGTATTGCTAATGGCAGCAGAAGCGAAAGCGGAACTAGGTGATGCGGCAGGAGCGATGGCATTGGTGAATCGCGTGAGACAACGAGCCATTGATATGACAACTGTTAAAGATGTAGCTAATCCAACGAACGATGCAGCTAATTATAGTATTGCTCTTTACACGGCGACTGATTTTACTGCAGCTAATGCCGTGGAGCTTGTAAGATTCGAGAGAAAGTTGGAATTGGCCATGGAAGGTCACAGATACTTTGATTTGACTAGATGGGGAATATTACCTGAAGTGATGAATGAATTTTTCACCAATGAGGTAAGAACCGTTTCTACATTAGTGACTGGTACAGTTCAGGATAGGCACGAAGTGTTCCCAATTCCTTTGAGAGCTATTGATGTTGCAGAAAATCTGACTCAGAACCCTGAATGGTCAGCTGCACAATAA